In Dermacentor variabilis isolate Ectoservices chromosome 7, ASM5094787v1, whole genome shotgun sequence, a genomic segment contains:
- the LOC142588652 gene encoding AB hydrolase superfamily protein YfhM-like, translated as MALTFFGQALFFAIATAMGLWMQGYVKMQIAVHGPSVLVPANRTEPAEFYSEKFGKHAYLTANNITFHYVTKGCDVENRTMLLFLHGFLDFWFIWNRQIPELSNQFCVVAPDMRGYGDTTRPSDTAEYLMPKLIGDVKGLLDKLNPDHKREVVLVGHDWGGMISMCFATLHEKMIDKMVLINSMHPKAFIKQLFRSPTQMRMSWYQLPFRRPVVPEQYLILKDFAFFDMVHKGFTKEEEYAHKYTYSKPGALTGTINYYRAFNNDSDQLNKIPYRKINVTTLMLWGKKDEFITEPVAKYNQEWLSNSLVVYYEGAGHFAQRECPEHVTERIREFASTGNVNVAEDTRWSWWQSAKPPCSESKVAGAGWTPQGVPFVPDGAELPEAMRG; from the exons ATGGCGCTCACCTTTTTCGGCCAAGCGCTGTTCTTCGCCATAGCAACAGCTATGGGCCTCTGGATGCAGGGATACGTTAAGATGCAGATCGCTGTGCACGGTCCCTCTGTTCTCGTTCCCGCCAACAGAACGGAACCGGCAGAGTTCTACAGCGAGAAGTTCGGAAAGCACGCATATTTGACGGCAAAC AACATTACATTCCACTATGTGACCAAGGGCTGCGATGTTGAAAACCGTACAATGCTGTTGTTCTTGCACGGTTTCCTGGACTTCTGGTTCATCTGGAACAGACAGATACCAGAGCTCAGCAACCAATTCTG TGTTGTGGCTCCGGACATGCGCGGTTACGGTGACACCACACGACCGAGCGACACCGCCGAATATCTCATGCCGAAACTAATCGGAGACGTAAAAGGACTTCTGGACAAACTGA ACCCCGACCACAAGCGAGAAGTTGTGCTCGTGGGCCACGACTGGGGCGGCATGATCAGCATGTGCTTCGCTACTTTGCACGAGAAAATGATCGACAAGATGGTGCTCATCAACAGCATGCATCCCAAGGCCTTCATTAAGCAGCTTTTCCGCAGCCCTACGCAAATGAGGATGTCATG GTACCAGCTTCCGTTCCGACGCCCTGTAGTGCCCGAGCAGTACCTGATCCTGAAAGACTTTGCCTTCTTTGACATGGTACACAAGGGCTTCACGAAGGAGGAGGAATACGCCCACAAGTACACCTACTCCAAACCTG GAGCACTGACCGGTACCATCAACTACTACCGCGCCTTCAACAACGACAGTGACCAGTTGAACAAGATACCGTACCGCAAAATCAACGTCACCACACTCATGCTTTGGGGCAAGAAAGATGAGTTTATTACCGAGCCCGTCGCCAAATACAACCAGGAGTGGTTGTCGAATTCACTGGTGGTCTACTACGAGGGAGCTGGTCACTTTGCCCAGCGGGAATGCCCCGAGCATGTGACCGAGCGCATCCGCGAATTCGCTAGCACGGGCAACGTGAATGTGGCCGAGGACACACGTTGGTCGTGGTGGCAGTCGGCTAAACCTCCATGCAGCGAGTCCAAGGTAGCAGGTGCTGGGTGGACACCCCAGGGTGTTCCTTTCGTTCCTGATGGTGCGGAGCTTCCCGAGGCTATGAGAGGATAG